The segment TCGAATCCCATCGCCGCGTGGAAGTCACTCAAAGAGGGTAACGAGCGTTTTGTTGCCGGAAAGCCGCTGCATCCCAGCCAGGGGATCGAGGACCGCGCCAGACTGACGGAGGCGCAGAAGCCGACCGCGGTGCTGTTCGGCTGCGGTGACAGCCGGGTGGCCGCCGAACTCATCTTCGACCAGGGTCTCGGCGAGATGTTCGTGGTCCGCACGGCCGGTCACGTCATCGACTCGGCGGTGCTCGGTTCCATCGAATACGCGGTCGGCGTGCTCAACGTGCCGTTGATCGCGGTGCTCGGGCACGACAGCTGCGGCGCGGTGAAGGCCACGCTCAACGCGCTCGACGAGGGCGAGATCCCCGGCGGCTACGTCCGCGACATCGTCGAGCGGGTCATGCCGTCGATCCTGCTGGGCCGCCGCGACGGCCTGACCAGGGTCGACGAGTTCGAGGCCCGCCACGTCACCGAGACCGGTGCGCAGCTGTTGGCCCGCTCGACGGTCATCGCCGAGCGGGTCGAGGCGGGCACCCTGGCGATCGTCGGGCTGACCTACCACCTGGCCGACGGGCGGGTGGCGCTGCGCCAGCATTTGGGCGATATCGGCGAAGCCTGACCGATACCACACCCGACACGCCGACACGCCTCGAACGACTACACGTGAGCGCGGCTTACCGTTGAGGCCGTGCTAGACACCGAACCCCCGCGTCAGCTGCCACCGGAGATCTACCGGCGCCGCAGGGCGCTGGCCATAGGTGTCGCCGTCCTCGTGATCGCGATCGTCGCCGCCATCGTGGCCGTCGTGGTGTCCAACAGCACCGGGTCCGACAGTGCTCCCGCCGACCCGGCCGCCAATACCGAAGCCGCACAGGCCCCGCCCACCCCGCTGCCGGGCGAGGAGCCCGGGGTCAAGACCCCGGTCGTGCCGCCGGCCGCCCAGGCGCCGCCGCCGCAGCCGACGCCGGTCACCGCGGTGGTGCCGCCGCCGGTGCTGCAGGAAGGCGATGACTGCCCGGACTCCACCCTGGCGGTCAAGGGCATCACCAGCGCGCCGAACTACGTGATGGGCGATCAGCCGAAGTTCACCATGGTGGTCACCAATATCGGGCTGGTCGCCTGCAAGCGCGACGTCGGCGCCGCCGTCCTGGCCGCCTATGTGTACTCGCTGGACAACAACCGGCTGTGGTCGAACCTGGACTGCGCGCCGTCCAACGAAACCCTGGTCAAGGAGTTCGCGCCGGGAGAGCAGGTGACCACCGAGGTGACCTGGACCGGGATGGGCTCGGCGCCCAACTGCCCGCTGCCGCGCGAGCCGATCGGTCCGGGGACCTACAACCTGCTGGTTCAGCTGGGCAATCTGCGGTCGGCCTCGGTGCCGTTCGTGCTGGCCGAGGCCGCCCCCGCGCCGCCGGCCGATGCTCCGCCGCCGGATGCGCTGCCGCACGAGGGTGACGGACAGGCCCCGGGCTGAGCCGAGCCGGGTCAGGCCAGCTGGTCGGCGATCGTGGACTCCGCCAGCTGGGACAGCCCCTCCCTGATGTGACGGGCCCACATCGAGCCGATACCGTCCACCGACTGCAGATCGCTGGCGCTGGCGGCGAGCACACCCTGCAACGAACCGAAGGACCGGACCAGCAAATCGACATGGGCGAACTGCAGTCTCGGAATGCCCGCCATCGCCCGGTAGCCGCGTGAGCTCAGCGCGGAGTCCTGTGCATCCAGGGTCGACGGATAGCCGAAAACCCTTGCCAGCGCGGTGAAGTCGAGCAACTCGTTGTCCGAGAGCGCGTCCAGTTCCTCCAGGGTGGCGCTCACCTGGGCGGCACTCGGTGGGTCCGGATTGGCGTGGTAGTCGCGCACGATGAGCTCGCGGGCGGTGTCGTTACCGCCGACGAGCTCTTCCAGCTGCAGCTTGAGCTGACGGCCGTCGGTGCCCAGCTCGACCACGTCGGCGTCGATCTCCAGGCTGATCCGCCGGACCATCTCCAGGCGTTGGGCCACCGTCATCACGTCCCGCAGCGTCACGAAATCCTCGATCTCCGCGGTGGACAACTGTCGGTTCACCTCGTCGAAGCGGGACTTGTAACGCTCCAGTGTGGCGATGGTCTGGTTGGCCCTGGACAGGATGGTGGGGGTGTCGGGCACCACGTGCCGCTCGCCGGCCGCGTACACCGTGACGATGCTCATCGAGTGGCTGACCGAGATGACCGGATAGCCGGTCTGCACGGCGGCACGTTCCGCGGAGCGGTGCCGGGTGCCGGATTCGTCGGTGGGGATCGACGGGTCCGGCACCAACTGCACATTGGCCTTCAAGATCCGGGCGCCGTCGCTGGAGAGCACCACCGCGCCGTCCATCTTGGACAGCTCACGCAGCTTGGTGGGCGCGTAGCGGACGTCGAGGTTGAAACCGCCGTCGCAGATCGACTCGACGCTGTCGTCGTAACCGAGCACGATCAGCGCGCCGGTGCGGCCCCGCAGGATCCGTTCCAGACCGTCCCGCAGGTCGGTGCCCGGCGCCAGCCGCCCGAGCGTCTCGCGCAGCGTGGGGCGGGCCAGATGCACCACGCTCCGGTTGCCCCTGGACTTCACGGCCATCGAGCCTCCTAGGATCGGCCGCCATTGTTGTCGATCGACCGGAGTGCCCGCAACGCCGTGCCGATGTTGTCCGCGGTGGTCAGCCGCAGACCGGCGGGCACATCCTTGACCCCGGGCGGCACGATCGCGTCGGTGAAGCCCAGCCGCGCTGCCTCGGCGAGTCTGCGGTCCATCCCACTGACCCGGCGCAGATCCCCGGCCAGCCCGACCTCACCGATGGCGATCGCGGTGGCCGGCAGCGGCAGATCGATGTAGGCCGATGCAATGGCCATCGCCACCGCCAGATCCGAGGACGGGTCGGTCAGCTTCATCCCGCCGACCGTGGACAGGTAGATGTCGCGCTGGCTGAGCCGCAGCTTGGTGCGTTTCTCCAGCACCGCGGCGATCATCGCGGCGCGCGCGGAGTCGATACCGCTGACCGCGCGCCGCGGATTGCTCGGGGTCTCCTGGCCGACCAGCGCCTGCACCTCACCGATCATCGGTCGCTTGCCGTCCAGGGTGACCGTGATGGCGGTGCCGGACACCGGGGCGGGGCGCTGATCCAGGAACAACCCGGACGGATCGGCCACGCATTCGATCCCGTTGTCGTGCAACAGGAAACACCCGACCTCGTCGGCCGCGCCGAAACGGTTCTTCACCCCGCGCACCATCCGCAGGGCCGAGGCCCGGTCGCCCTCGAAGTGCAGCACCACATCGACCAGGTGCTCCAGTGAGCGCGGTCCGGCGATGGCGCCGTCCTTGGTGACGTGACCGACCAACAGCACCGCGACGCCGTCCGCGGCGCGGGCCATCTTGGCGTACGAGGTGAGCGCGGTGGTGACCGCACGCACCTGGGTGACGCCCCCGGTGACACCGTCGGCCTCCGCGGTGGACATGGTCTGCACCGAATCGACCACCACCAGGGTGGGTTTGACCTGTTCGATATGGCCGAGCGCGGTCTGCAGATCCGATTCGGCGGCGAGGTACATCTCGTCGTGGGTGCACCCGGTACGTTCGGCGCGCAGCCGGATCTGCCCGGCCGACTCTTCGCCGGACAGATAGAGCGCGCGCCGCCCACCGCTGGCCCAGCGGTGCGCGACCTCAAGGAGCAGGGTCGACTTGCCCACCCCGGGATCACCGGCAAGCAGCGTCACCGAACCCGGCACCAGGCCACCGCCCAGCACCCTGTCGAGCTCGCTGACGCCGGTGGGGAAGTGCCGGGTGACCCCCGGATCGATCGTGGTGATGGGCACCGCGGGCGAGGACGGTGCGACGGCGCGGCGGGTGGAACTGCCGTTCAGCGCGGTGAGTGCGACAACCTCGTTGACGGTGCCCCAGGTGCCGCAGTCCGGGCAGCGCCCCACCCACTTGGGCAGCACATGACTGCACTCCGAACACCGGAATTGCGAACGTACTTTCGAAGCCACGCTGTGACGGTAGCCGTCACCGGTGACAGATCGTCAGATTCAGTGCCCGCCGGCTTCGCCGTGTCCGCCGCCGGATCCGCCCGGGACGGGCTCGCCGTCGCGACGGGCAACCTCGCCCGCCGAGATCGGCACCGCGAACGTGGTGGCGCCGGCGCGCTCGAAGGTGAAGG is part of the Mycobacterium adipatum genome and harbors:
- the radA gene encoding DNA repair protein RadA, with the protein product MASKVRSQFRCSECSHVLPKWVGRCPDCGTWGTVNEVVALTALNGSSTRRAVAPSSPAVPITTIDPGVTRHFPTGVSELDRVLGGGLVPGSVTLLAGDPGVGKSTLLLEVAHRWASGGRRALYLSGEESAGQIRLRAERTGCTHDEMYLAAESDLQTALGHIEQVKPTLVVVDSVQTMSTAEADGVTGGVTQVRAVTTALTSYAKMARAADGVAVLLVGHVTKDGAIAGPRSLEHLVDVVLHFEGDRASALRMVRGVKNRFGAADEVGCFLLHDNGIECVADPSGLFLDQRPAPVSGTAITVTLDGKRPMIGEVQALVGQETPSNPRRAVSGIDSARAAMIAAVLEKRTKLRLSQRDIYLSTVGGMKLTDPSSDLAVAMAIASAYIDLPLPATAIAIGEVGLAGDLRRVSGMDRRLAEAARLGFTDAIVPPGVKDVPAGLRLTTADNIGTALRALRSIDNNGGRS
- a CDS encoding carbonic anhydrase — its product is MPNSNPIAAWKSLKEGNERFVAGKPLHPSQGIEDRARLTEAQKPTAVLFGCGDSRVAAELIFDQGLGEMFVVRTAGHVIDSAVLGSIEYAVGVLNVPLIAVLGHDSCGAVKATLNALDEGEIPGGYVRDIVERVMPSILLGRRDGLTRVDEFEARHVTETGAQLLARSTVIAERVEAGTLAIVGLTYHLADGRVALRQHLGDIGEA
- the disA gene encoding DNA integrity scanning diadenylate cyclase DisA, which encodes MHLARPTLRETLGRLAPGTDLRDGLERILRGRTGALIVLGYDDSVESICDGGFNLDVRYAPTKLRELSKMDGAVVLSSDGARILKANVQLVPDPSIPTDESGTRHRSAERAAVQTGYPVISVSHSMSIVTVYAAGERHVVPDTPTILSRANQTIATLERYKSRFDEVNRQLSTAEIEDFVTLRDVMTVAQRLEMVRRISLEIDADVVELGTDGRQLKLQLEELVGGNDTARELIVRDYHANPDPPSAAQVSATLEELDALSDNELLDFTALARVFGYPSTLDAQDSALSSRGYRAMAGIPRLQFAHVDLLVRSFGSLQGVLAASASDLQSVDGIGSMWARHIREGLSQLAESTIADQLA